GCGGCAGACATGATGGTCTGTGAGGCGGCCGTCATGGCGAGCGTCGCGCCCAGCCCCAGAAGGACCAGCGCGGCAGCGATCCGCGCGTACGGGCTGTCGACGCGCACACCTGCGAGCAGTCCGAAGCCCACCGCGACCGCCGCGAATCCGAGGCCGACCACCGGCCTCGAGCCGTATCGGGTGACGAGCATCCCGGCCGCCGGAGCAGCCAGCAGGCTGGCAACGGTCGCCGGAGACATGAGAAGCCCGGCCTTCATCGGCGAGTATCCCAGCACCAGCTGGAAGTGCTGGGTCAGGAAGAACATCATGGCGAACAGTCCGAAGAGAGCGAGTACGACGCAGCCGACCGCCGCCGCGAAGGCGCGATCGCGGAACAGTGAGAGATCGAGCAGCGGCTCGGTCAGGCGGAACTGACGCCGGACGAAGGTGGTGAGCAGCACCACCGCCAGACCACCGACGACGACGGCCTTGGTCGTGATTCCGTCGCTGCCGACGGTCTTGATCGCATAGAACAGTGCGACCATCCCCGCCATCGACAGCACAGCGCTGGACAGATCCCAGCGTCGGGCCTTGGAGGCCCGCGACTCCGGCAGCAGCCAGACACCCAGCACGATCGCCACCACCATCACCGGAAAATTGATCAGGAAGGCCGATCCCCACCAGAAGTGCTGCAAGAGCACGCCCCCGATCACCGGGCCGACGGCCGCCCCACCCGCACCGACAGCACCCCAGATCCCGATCGCCAGCGCCAGCTCACGACGGTCCGTGAAGACGACCCGGATGATGGACAGGGTGGCCGGCATGATGAGTGCGCCCCCGACACCGAGCGCGGCTCTGGCACCGATCAGCGCCGCGGCACTTGGGGCAAAGGCGGCGGCCACCGACGCGGCACCGAACACCACAAACCCGGCCACGAGCAGCCGCTTGCGGCCGAACCGGTCACCCAACGTCCCGGTGGTGACCAGCAGGCCCGCCAACACCAGTGAATACACGTCGACGATCCACAACAGCCCGGCGGCAGACGGCGCCAGATCGGCTGCCAGCGACGGCAGTGCAACGTTGAGGATGGTGGCGTCCAGCGCGACCAGCAACAGGCTTCCGCACAGCACCGCAAGCACCAGCCACCGATTCCGGACCGGTGTCGCAGCAACGGAACACCCAGCCGCGATCGGTGCGTCGGAGGGGTGGCCGCTCTCGGCGCTCATCGACCCACGCCGTTCAGCAGCCCGGTTCCAACGACGTCGCCTGCGTCGGTTGCCGGCAGTTCTGCTGGCACGGGGTCGTCGAGCGCCAGCTGGTCGAGCCGCGCGCCTTCGACGTCGACGTCGGGAACGATCCGCTCCAGCCACGTGGGCAGCCACCAGGTTCGGTGGCCCATGAGTGTCATCACCGCCGGGAGCAGGGTCATCCGGACGACGAAGGCGTCGATGGCGACCCCGAGCGCGAGGGCGAACCCCATGCACTTCACCACCGGGTCGTGGGCGAAGAAGAAGCCAAGGAACACCGCGATCATGATGAGCGCGGCCGCCGTGACCACGCGGGCGCTGTGGACGAAGCCGTTGACGATGGCGGTGTGCGTGCCGGCGCCGTGCACGTGCTCCTCGCGCATCCGGCTGACCAGGAACACCTGGTAGTCCATGGCGAGTCCGAACAGGATCCCGATCAGCAGTACGGGCAGGAAGTGGATGATCGGTCCCACCTGGTCCACGCCGAGGAGATTCGCGCCCCAGCCCCATTGGAAGATGGCGACCACGACGCCAGCGGTGGCCGCAAGGCTCAGAAGGAAGCCCAGTGCGGCCTGCACAGGGACGACTGCGGATCGGAAGACGACCAGCAACAGGATCAGGGCCAGGCCGACCACCACGCTGAGGAACAGGGGCAGGGATCCGGCGAGCTTCTCGGTGATGTCGATGTTGACCGCGGTCGTGCCGGTCACCGCGACGTCCACCCCAGGGTCCGCCGAGTGGGCCGTCCGGGCGAGGGTGCGGATGTCATCGACCAAAGTGGCCGTTGCCTCGTCAGAGGGGCCGGTGGCTGGCACGACCTGCACGAGCGCTGCCTCACGGCTCTCATCGAGCAGGGGTGGGGAGACAGCGGCAACTCCGTCGAACTCGCTGATCGCCGCGGCGAGATCCTTCGCTGTGCGCCCGATCGCCGAAGGAGCCTCGACGAGGACCACCAGCGGGCCGTTGACACCTTCGCCGAAGCTGTCGGCGACCAGGTCGTAGGCCTGCCGCTGCGTGGTGTCGGTCGGCGCGGAGTCGTTGCCGGGCAGACCGAGCTGGAGCGACGCAAGCGGGACCGTGAGGACCCCCAGCCCGAGCATGCAGGTCGCGGCAACCATGAGGGGGCGTCGTACGACGGCGCGGACCCACATGCCGCCCCACGTGAGGCCGGACCCGGCAGCCGGCATCCGGCGGCGGACCTTGCCGCGGTCGATACGTCCGCCGAGCATGCCGAGCGTGGCCGGAACGAGGGTGATGGCGACGAGGACGGCGATCGCGACCGTGGCTGCGGCTGCCAGCCCCATCACGGTCAGGAACGGGATGTTGACGAGCGTCAGACCGGCGAGCGCGACCACGACAGTCGCTCCGGCGAAGATAACGGCGCTGCCGGCTGTCGCGGTCGCCCGGGCAACCGACTCGATCATCGGCATACCCGCCGCGAGCTGGGTGCGGTGCCGGCTCAGGATGAACAGCGCGTAGTCCAGTCCCACTGCAAGACCTAGCATCAGCGCCAGCACCGGGGCAGTGGAGGACATGCTCACCATCGCGGACAGTCCGAGCACGCCCGCCAGGCCGATGCCGACGCCGACCAGGGCGGTCAGCATTGGCAGCCCGGCGGCCACCAGCGAGCCAAGGGTCAGGACAAGCACGAGTGCCGCGATCGCGAGACCGATCAGCTCGGTGACGTAGCCGAGCTCATCGATCGGGACCAAAGCATCACCGCCGACCTCGACGGTCAGACCGGCATCGCGAGCCGCGTCGATCGCGCGACGTGCCTCGGTCCGGGAGGCGTCGGAGATCTGGTCGGCCGCGATGGCGTACTGCACGGTGGCGTAGCCGGTGCGACCATCACGTGACACGGTGCCCTGCTCGGCGGGCGAGATCACGCTGACGACCTGCGATCCGTTCGCGAGCTCGTCGAGAGTCTTGGTCACCACTGCGGCCACGCGGGGCTGGTCCAGCCGCTGCTGTTCGGGTGCGACGAAGACCACCTGCGCGCTCGCGCCCTCGGCGCCCGGGAAGCGTTCGCCCAGCCGGTCGAGCGCGGCGAAGGACTCCGTGCTCGGGATGCTGAAGTCGTCGGTGGTCTCACCGGCGGCGGTCACCGCCAACATGATCATCGCCACAAGCAGCGCCAGCCACGCAGCCACCACTCGTAGGGCGTGTGTGGCTGACCATCGGCCGAGTCGGTAGAGCAGGCGAGCCATCAGGAATCCCTTCCAATTGCGGACACCACCATCATTCATGCACAGATGCAATTTTGCAACTGCGCAGATCTGCTTGGTCGCAATGTTGCAGCGGGGCAGAATCGAGTAGGGTAGGTCCATGACTGAGTCGGGACTACGCGAACGGAAGAAGGCCCGCACGCGCCAGGCGATCCGCGATGCAGCCGTCGAGCTGTTCCTGACGCGCGGCTACCATGTGACGACTATCAGCGACATCGCTGAGCGCGCCGAGATCTCCGACCGCACCTTCTTCAGCTACTTCCCCAGCAAGGAGTCGGTGCTCTTCGCCGACCTGGAGCCAGCCTTCAACCGGCTCGAGGAGTTGCTCGAAGCCCCAGCCCGGACGGCAGGCGCGCTCGAGACGATGCGCTCATGGTTAGGCGGGGACCTGCTGGCCGAGAACAGCTCCCCGGAGCTGGACGCGCTGATCGACGACCTCCTCGCCGCCGACGCGCGGCCGGTGGAAGCCAAAGGGCTTGAGTTCATGGCACGCATCCAGGACACGTTGACCCGAGCCATCGCCAAAGACCTCGACTGCGCCGACACCGACGCCATGCCGGCGATCGTGGCCAGCGCGGCCATCGCGGCTCTTTACCGAGCCACCCGACACGCCGACGGCACGCTGATCCGCAGCGACGAGTTCACCCTGGCTCAATTCGACCGAGCCCTCGACTTCATCCGCGGAGGGCTCGGCGGCATAGCCGGGCAACACTCGAACTCGATCGACCCTCGACCGTGATCCGGTCGACGAGCCGTCACCGACGCCCCCCGCGCGAAGTCGGTTGAGCCCGTGCTCGTCGACACAGTCCTTGACATCGTTCTCAGGACGGCAGCGATGATAGTTGTCGTCGTCGCCGGTCCCATGGTCCTTGTGGCAGGAACCTTGCTACCCATCTGGCGTCGCGCACGCGACGACGAAGTCCAGACGTTGATGAAAGCACTCGCGCCTGAGATCGGCGCACACCTCGTGCGGGAAGCCACGGCGCGCGCCGCTGTCAGCGGTCGACGGCGCGCGCGTCGCCGACACCTGGCGTCGCTGCCGGCCAAGGAGCGCGAGAAAGAGCGGCAATACCTCGAGGCATGCCTGGAACTGGCCCACGCTCGCCTGCGCCAAGGCTCGCGTGGAGGTGCCGCAGCCCGCGCCCGACTCCTGACGGCACAACGAGATGCCGCTGAGCGCTCCGAGCACGACCCTCAGCGGCGTTGACGGCGATGCAGCACGACCGAGTTACGGGTCACGCGACCTAGGTGGTTTCCCTTCGCTGCCGCGGACGCTCGGCGCGATCAGGACCTTGGGATCGGGGCTGGTCGCGCGACCGCGACGACCCGGTCAAGTCCCGCGCCGAGATCGGCACCGACACGACCGGATTTCCACCCAGGGGCATCTTGTCTCGCAGGCAAAGTGGGCACCTGCGATCGTCCAGTTGCGGGAAGGACACGGGTTACGGCCTGACCCGAACGACGTGCCGTGACAGCCGTGCTCACGACGCAACACGCACCCATCGCCACAGGCCGAACCCTGTACGGCGGAGAGAAGCAACTAGGCTAAGGCATTCGACCCTAACGGGTGGATCAACCGAAGATCGATGGACAGGTGACGGCAGCCCCGCAGGCCCGGGACTCGGCTGACTGACAGCTGACTAGAGAATCGTGAGGCTCAAGTGTCCAGAAGTTGTCGAAGGCGGCGAGTAACGAAGGGCACGTCGACGGCACTATTCGTGTCAACCTCCAAGACCGGCCATCCGCCAGCTACCGGCTCGCTGATCTGTTCGTTCCACAACTCCTCGGCGGTGCGGAGGCCGTCAAAGTGCCCAGCTTGGCGAGTAGCGACTCGAGTCGCGAAGCGACCCTGAGCAACTTGCCTGTCGCAACGGCAGAAGACCTCGACCACGGTTCCAGGCAGCTGTTGTATCTCCGCGACCGCCAACGACCGGTAGAAGTTGCTTTCAAGCACGGCCCCGACCGGGGACGCAGCAGAGACCGCAAGCATTACTTGGACGGCTGCTCGGCCAAGTTGTCGCGAAGCCTCGACGTCTGGCACCGGAAGGGTGGCCATCAGCGTTTCCTTGATGGTGTCCTTCGCAACCAAGGGCAACCGTAGAGCTGCCGCAAGCTCGGGAGCGAGCGTCGATTTCCCGCTTGCTGGCGGTCCAGAGACCATGACGAATACCGGCAGCTCTCGCATGGCTTGACTATGCCTGACGCTTGAAGTCGACGCCCGTGGCCCAGGCTCTGCAAGCGGAACCTCGACCGGGACACTGACGCTTGGTGGCGCAGCAAACAGAGGCGGATTCCCGCAAGCCCCGACCGGATCGATTTCCGGCTAAGGAACGTCAACCGGCAACGGGCTAGGCCGATCACCGACCTTCCGCAACCTGGCCGCCTCGTGGAGGTCGATGCTGTCCCCGCACCACTCGACAGCCTCTCGCAAAGACAACCCCTCCACAGAGGTCATGCGCTGCAACGCCTCGCCAGCTCTGCGCTCGGCTTTCTCAACCGATAGATCGCGCTCCTTGATCGACGTAATGACGTTCACCGCGAGGTCCTCGAGGCGTCTACTGCGGTCAAGAAGCTCGGCGCGTCTCTTCGAAGCGACTGTCCGGGCGTCACGACGCGCAGCTTGCCGCACACTCTGCGTGACCATCTGATCAACTCCTAGTTTGAAGGTTGTCCCTCGAACGACCTATGCCGCCGTTCCTCGCGCCGCGCTCACCGACACCCCCGCCAGTCGCGACGCACCTCGTCCGCGTCCCGAAGGTCAACCCGCCAGCAGCCTCAGTGCGTCCCCCCATGTCGCGCGCCAAGTCCAAGCCACACACACCTCTTGCATTGCCGGAGGGGCGACGCCGCCGGTGGCCTGATGTATCCAGGTTGGCCGGCGCGGTTCGCATGACTCTCGCGGCCGGTCGGTGGGACATAGGTGCGGGTGACCATGAGCCTGCACAAGCTCACCGCCGGATCGGGGTACGACTACCTGACCCGTCAGGTCGCCGCGCTGGATGCCACCGACAAGGGTCACGTCGGCCTCGCCTCGTACTACGCCGAGAAGGGCGAGACCCCCGGCGTCTGGATCGGATCCGGGATGGCGGGCATCGACGGCCTCGACGTCGGCGACCTGGTCACTGCCGAGCAGATGCAGAACCTCTTCGGCGCCGGACACCATCCTCTGGCGACTGAGCGAACCCGCGCTCTGGACCACCAGATCGGTCGCCCCGACACCGCCTCACCCACCGAGGTCGACTACCGGGCGGCGGCCCGGCTCGGGGCTCCGTTCAAGGTGTACGACCACGACGTCAGCGCGTTCCGGATCGAGGTCGCGAAGCGACTCGCAGCCGTCAGCTCCGCGTCCGGGCACCCAAGCGACTACCCCGTTCCAGCCGCCGTACGCGCGGCGGTCCGCACCGAGGTCGCCCGCGAACTCTTCCGCGCCGAGCACGGCCGCGACCCCTCCCCCGGCGCCGACGGCGCCCGCGAACTCGCGGCCGTCATCGCCCGGCACTCGCGCCCTAAGACCACAGCGGTCGCCGGCTACGACCTCACCTTCTCCCCCGTCAAGAGCGTCTCGACGCTGTGGGCGATCGCCGACCCGCACACCGCCGCGACCATCGAACGCGCCCACCAAGCAGCCGTCCAGGACGCGCTCACGTTCCTTGAGACCACCGCGCTCTACACCCGCGAAGGAACCAACGGAGTGCGGCAGGTCGACGTCCGCGGTCTCGTCGCGACCGCCTTCACGCACCGGGACTCCCGCGCTGGCGACCCCGATCTCCACACGCACGTCGCCGTAGTGAACAAAGTCGAGACCCTGTCCCCCACCACCGCAGACGGCTCGGCCACTGCTGGTGGCAAGTGGTTGGCGATCGACGGCCGTCCTCTCCACAAGGTGGTCGTGTCCGCCTCCGAGACCTACAACACGGCCCTGGAGCGGCATCTCGCCGACGCGCTCGGAATCCGCTTTGCCGAGCGATATGAGGACCCCGGTCAGGGCGCGGCGCGCGGGCGACCGGTGCGAGAGATCGTCGGCGTGGATGCCCGTCTGAACACCCGCTTCTCGAAGCGACGCCTCTCCGTGGAGGAGCGTCGAGCCGTCCTGGCCACCGACTTCCAAGCCACGCACGGCAGACCTCCGACACCGGTCGAGGCGATCCACCTCGCCCAGCAGGCCACCCTGGAGACCCGGAAGGCCAAGCACGAACCCCGCTCTCTCGCCGAGCAACGTGCTGCCTGGCGCAGGGAAGCCGTCGAGGTACTCGGTAGTCCACATCGGATCGCGACGATGGTGCGCACAGCGCTGAACCCCACCCGCGAGACGCTCGCCAAAGCCGGCGCGACGACGGATGCTGCCGTCGACTCTGGGTGGTTCGCCGAGCGCGTCGAACGCATCCTCGCGACGTTGGAGAGCCACCGCAGCACGTGGCAGTACTGGCACGTGTACGCCGAGGCACAACGTCAGGTCCGCTCAGCGGCGCTCGCCACGAAGGACGTCGCGCGGGTCGTCGACCTGCTCGTCGGCGAAGTCCTCGACATCCATTCCATCAGCCTCGCGCGCACTCCTGGCGCGAGCCTCACCGATGCCGACGGGATCTCCGAACCGCGCCAGCTGCGACGGGCAGACGGGTCCTCTGTCTACAGCTCAGCGCGAGCAGACCTGCACACGTCGCGTCGGATCCTTGCCGCCGAACAGCGACTGGTGGCAGCCGCGGGCAGACACGACGGACACGTCGTGGACTCCTCGGCCGTCGACCTCGCGGTCCTCGAGCAGACCGCCCACGGCATCACGCTGAACCTCGGGCAGTCCACCATGGTGCGAGAGATGGCGACCTCGGGCGCTCGACTGCAGCTCGCCATTGCGCCCGCCGGCTCTGGCAAGACGACCGCCATGCGCGCGCTCGCCAGCGCCTGGACCGACGCTGGCGGCACCATCCTCGGCCTCGCACCCTCTGCCGCAGCCGCCGACGCACTGCGCTCCTCGATCGCGCCAACTTCGCCGAGTACCGCGGCCGACACCGACACGCACGGCTCCGTCCACACTGACACGCTGGCCAAGCTCACCCACTCCCTCGGCCAGTCAACTGGTTCGTCTGGTGGTCACTCCGTCGCTCCGATCGACCAATCGCCAGCCTTGAATCGCCCCAACAGCCCGATGGCGGAGGTGCCGGCCTGGATCGCGAACATCGGCCCGCACACGCTGGTCGTCATCGACGAAGCCGGCATGGCCGACACCCTCTCCCTCGACGCAGCCGTCACCCACGTCCTCGAGCGCGGCGGCAGCGTCCGGCTGATCGGTGACGACCAGCAGCTCGCCGCGATCGGCGCCGGCGGAGTCCTCCGCGACATCCGCACCCACCACGGCGCACTCCACCTCAGCGAGCTCCTCCGATTCACCAACCCAGCCGAGGCCGCCGCATCGCTCGCGCTGCGCGAGGGCCGCACCGAGGCACTCGGCTTCTACCTCGACCACCACCGCGTGCACGTCGGCGACCTCGCCTCCGTCAGCGACGACGTCTTCACCGCCTGGCACAGCGACCGCGCCCTGGGTCTCGACTCGATCATGCTGGCTCCTACCCGAGAACTCGTCAGCGAGCTGAACTACCGCGCACGCACCGCTCGCCTCGACGAGCCCGACCACCGGGACTCCGCAGAGGAGGCCACGGGTGCTCGCGAAGGGACACGGTCGCGGAGCATCCGGCTCGGCGACGGCAACGAGGCCTCCGTCGGAGACCTCATCATCACCCGGCAGAACGACCGTCGACTGCGCACGTCGACCACGGACTGGGTCAAGAACGGCGACCGCTGGACGGTGCTCCACGTCCACGAGAACGGCGACCTCTCCGCGCAGCACCTGCGCCACCACCACACCGTTCGACTCCCCCACGACTACGTCGCGAACGCCACCGGGCTTGGCTACGCGTGCACCATTCACACCGCGCAGGGCGTCACCGCCGACACCATGCACGGCCTGGCCACCGGCGAGGAATCACGCCAGCAGCTCTACACGATGCTGACGCGAGGGTCCGCCGCCAACCACATCTACCTCCAGGTGGTGGGCGACGGCGATCCCCACTCGATCATCCACCCATCGCTCACCCATCCCCGCACCCCGACCGAGATCCTCGAGTCCATCCTCGCGCGCGACGAGGCCCCGCACTCCGCCACCAGCCTCCTGCGCGAGCAGACCGACCCCACCCTTCGGCTCGGCCTCGCCACGCAGCGCTACCTCGACGCGCTGCACTATGCAGCCGAAGCCGTCCTACGCCAGCAGCCAGCCGGCTTCCCGCCAAGCGACCCGGCACGCGAGGCGCCCGTCGATCCACCGACAGATGCCGTCCTAAACGTGGTCCACGCACTCGACCACGCCGCCCAACGTCTCGCGCCCGGGCTGTCCGACGAGCCCGCCTGGGCGACCCTGCGCGCCCGGCTCCTCCTTCTCGGAGCCGACGGCCACGACCCCACCGCCCTCCTGACGCGAGCCGTCGCCGCAGGCGATCTGCGCACTGCCACCGACCGTGCCGCCGTGCTGGACTGGCGCCTCGACTCCGCCCTGACTGGCCGGGACGACATCGGCCCCGCACCCGACGCCACCCGCCCTGACACAACCCTCCCCGACACCGCCCTCCCCGGCACCGGCCCGCCGGGACCCCTGCCGTGGATGCCGGGTATCCCGACCCTCGTCGCGAAGGACCCACAGTGGGGTGGCTACCTCACCCAGCGTGCTGAGCTCGTCGCATCCCTCGCAGACCAGGTCCGCACCCGCGCCACCAACCACGCCGAAAACCACGCGCGCCCGCACTGGGCACAGAACGGACTCGCGGCCAGCGTCGAGGCCATCGCCGCCGTCGAGGTCTGGCGCGCGGCGATGCGGGTTCCCCCCGACGACAGACGACCAGTCGGACCACCGCAGCAACAGAAGTCGGCAGCCGACTACCAGCGAAGACTCGCCCGAGCGGTCACCGGGGCAACCGCTCCCGCACTCCAGGAGTGGCGAGGTCTCCTCGTATCGCTCGCACCCCAGATCAGCGAGGATGAGTTCACGCCGATCCTCGCCGAACGTCTTGCTGCCATGTCCCGTGCCGGACTACCCGCCCATCGACTCGTGAGATCCGCGGCGACTGCGGGCGTACTCCCCGACGCCCATGCGGCCGCTGCGCTGTGGTGGCGCATGTCGCGACACGTCACACCCGCCGGCGCCAGCCGCATCTGCGAGGCCATCCAGCCCGGAAACAGCGACCCGATCAACGCGGGATGGATGCCCCAACTCACGGAACTCTTCGACGCAGACCTCGTCGAACGCCTACACGCCAGCATCTGGTGGCCGGCGCTGGTCAGCGCGCTCGACCACGGAGTACATCGGGGCTGGCAGATCGAAGCACTGCTCGGCGGCACGCCGCAACCGACTCGCCCCGAAGGCGGCTCCAGCCTCGACACGTCGGAGGGCATCGACGAATGTCTGGCCCTGATCTGGCGCACCTCGATCGCACTCGAGCCCATCCCAGATCCGGCCGCTCGCGACGAGCAACCCGATGCGCCTCCCGCCGACCTGTGGGAGGGAGTCGAGGTCGACCCCAGCAGCACCTGCGAGGTCAACCCAGAGCCAGAGCTCATCCGCGACCCGGATCTCGCCGAACCACACCACCACACCACGCAGCTCGACTCGAACGAGCACCAGGACGCCACCATTGGCAGTCCCCCGACTCACGCGGCTCCCGACAGCGATGACCAATGCTTCGTGGAGCCAGACCTCACCGTCGCGGCCCTCATCCGCGACCTCGGAGCCACCCCACTCCCACTGACCGAGGCCGAGATCCGAGACATGAACCGACGCGCACAACAGTGGGACGACTCCCCCGTCTCGCGAGAGCGAGCGGTAGAGATCAACGCGATGGCCCGAGACTTCTTCGAGACCGCGTTTATCGGATCCTGGGCCCGCGCGCACCTCGTCGAACGACTCGGTATCGACCTCGCTGGGCACGAGCAGTTCCACCCCGGTCATGCCCCTGCTGGATGGCGACATCTGGTCGAGCACCTGCGCCGACACGGCGTCACCGACGACGAGATGCTCTGCGTAGGCGTCGCCACGACGTCGTCACGCGGGGATCTGATCGACCGGTTCCGGGACCGTCTGATCTTTCCCATCGCGGACCGTGACGAGGTCCTGGGATTCGTGGGCAGACGCCACCCCGACCTCGCCGACGAGACCAAGAACGCAGGCCCCAAGTACCTGAACACTGCCGACACGCCGCTCTTCCACAAGGGCGCCCAGCTCTTCGGATCGAGCGACGAACTCGTGACTGCCGGCGCTCAGGTAGTCCTGGTCGAAGGACCACTGGACGCCTTGGAGGTCACCATTGCCAGCGCCGGCCGCTACCTCGGCGTCGCCCCACTCGGCACCGCGCTCACCGACGAGCAAACACGACAGCTGGCCGCCATCAAGCAGGCGACTGGCCACGATCCGATCATCGCCACCGACGCCGACCCCGCCGGCCGCGCTGCTGCTGAGCGTGACTTCTGGATGCTCGCCCCGCACGGACTCGACCCTGCCTACGCGAGGCTGCCGAGTGGTCTCGATCCCGCCGACCTGATGACCCAAGAAGGACCCGCGGCACTGACTGCGGTTCTGCTGAGCGCACGACCCCTCGGCGAGCACCTACTCTGCGAACGCCTCCTCAACCTCGCGCCCAACCATGCACACGAGGCAGCACTTCGCGTGCTCGCGGCGCGGCATCACCGCGCATGGAGAACAGGAGCAGAGGTCATCGCAACCCACCTCGGCCTCGAGCACCGCCACGTTCGTCGCGAACTGCGCGACGCCGTCAAGGCCTGGGACCTCGATCCACACAAGATCGCCCACGCCGAACTCGCCCGCGGCGCGAGTGCTCGTGCGGACTCCCACACAAGTCCGGCCGAACGATGGGCCCCGGTGGCACTCACCGTCGATTCCCGGCTCGTCTCGCAGCCCGACTGGCCAGCCACGGCCGACGCACTACAACTGCTCCACGACCAAGGCCGAGACGTCGACACCGCAATCCGAACGGCGATCGGGCAGATCCCACTCGGGTCCATGCCAGCACGCGACCTCCGCTATCGCCTGGCCTCAATCGACGGACAGCCCGGAGACGACCACCTGCCTGCTCAGGACCAGGACACCAGCCCGTCCAGTGGCACCCTGCAGGCACGCAACCTAGCGCAGCCGAACCGGCCCGCCGCTAGTCCGAGTCCGAGTCCCTAGACGGCCAGCCCGACGCTCCGCGGCCGCCTCCCACCGCTCGAACCCTCTCGACAGTGGCGTCTTCCGAGGCGCACATCGCGCACAGGATGACTACGTCCGCAGTCTGCGCCCCATGTTCACTGATACGCAGTTCCTCAGCCCCAGCGTCCCCGTCTTCCTTCCGCACCCCGACGGCACAGTCAGGCGGATCGAAGTCTCCGTGCTTCTCGCCGAGGGCGGGCGGCAACTCGTCGCTCGAGACGAGTGCAAGGAGATGAAGTGGTACCTCCCGCAACCACCCGTTCGCGACGAGACGACAGGCCTCCTCGTGGCGACCCCTGCTCCATGGCCACTGGTAGAGCAAGCGCCTGTGGAGAACGAGCCGCGCGTCACTTGTTCATCGTAGGTTCGGACCATGAGTGAGATCGAACCCTGCAACATCTGCGGATCGCGTGCGCAGATTGACCGATTGGTCAACGAGGCATCGCACGGGGAAGCCGGCCCGAGGGTTCAACTGAACCGCAGGTGCACTAGCGACAGATGCCCAAGCAACATCGGCACCCGGCAGATCGGCGACACCGTGTGAAGGAGAAAGCCTCCGCATCGCAACTCATCACCAGCGCTCTGACGCCCGCTTGTTGAACTGCTCCGAGTACGACTCAACTGCAGCGCGTGCTCGTTCCACGTCACCTCCAAAAAGGCCCGCTTGGACTGGTGCCCACATGGCGCCGTCTCGCTCCAGCTCGTATGCCCAAGCTGTGATGGGGCTCGAGTCGATTCGGTACATGTTGTTAGCCGCGCGGCCGAACCAGTAGCCCATACGCCAGCGACGCCCGGACTCAGGTAGAGGGCGGGTGAGGAAGGTGTCTTCCGCGAGGATTCCTACGAAAACCTCGGCTCGCTCGAACTCGGTCGTCCAAGTGGCATCGTCGGGCATCTGGTCGGCGAAGAGTGGCTGCAGTGCCTTGTAGAGCCAGTTGAACTCCGGCGTGGAACCGGACTGCATCTTGCCGTTCTGGCCGAGTTCCTCCAGCACATCGTCGATCGTCAGGTCCTTTGCGGCCGCGTAGGAGAGCATCGCGGCGACGCCGTTGCCTTGAGCGAACGCGTG
Above is a genomic segment from Nocardioides okcheonensis containing:
- a CDS encoding MFS transporter — encoded protein: MSAESGHPSDAPIAAGCSVAATPVRNRWLVLAVLCGSLLLVALDATILNVALPSLAADLAPSAAGLLWIVDVYSLVLAGLLVTTGTLGDRFGRKRLLVAGFVVFGAASVAAAFAPSAAALIGARAALGVGGALIMPATLSIIRVVFTDRRELALAIGIWGAVGAGGAAVGPVIGGVLLQHFWWGSAFLINFPVMVVAIVLGVWLLPESRASKARRWDLSSAVLSMAGMVALFYAIKTVGSDGITTKAVVVGGLAVVLLTTFVRRQFRLTEPLLDLSLFRDRAFAAAVGCVVLALFGLFAMMFFLTQHFQLVLGYSPMKAGLLMSPATVASLLAAPAAGMLVTRYGSRPVVGLGFAAVAVGFGLLAGVRVDSPYARIAAALVLLGLGATLAMTAASQTIMSAAPAERAGGAAAIQETGYELGGALGIAVLGSVMTATYTAELGNVAGVPPDAMAAARESLAGAATVAEGLGGARGARLFDAATSAFVAGFDLTVGIAGAVMAAAAIAAFLLLPARERAQGTTPASHE
- a CDS encoding MMPL family transporter encodes the protein MARLLYRLGRWSATHALRVVAAWLALLVAMIMLAVTAAGETTDDFSIPSTESFAALDRLGERFPGAEGASAQVVFVAPEQQRLDQPRVAAVVTKTLDELANGSQVVSVISPAEQGTVSRDGRTGYATVQYAIAADQISDASRTEARRAIDAARDAGLTVEVGGDALVPIDELGYVTELIGLAIAALVLVLTLGSLVAAGLPMLTALVGVGIGLAGVLGLSAMVSMSSTAPVLALMLGLAVGLDYALFILSRHRTQLAAGMPMIESVARATATAGSAVIFAGATVVVALAGLTLVNIPFLTVMGLAAAATVAIAVLVAITLVPATLGMLGGRIDRGKVRRRMPAAGSGLTWGGMWVRAVVRRPLMVAATCMLGLGVLTVPLASLQLGLPGNDSAPTDTTQRQAYDLVADSFGEGVNGPLVVLVEAPSAIGRTAKDLAAAISEFDGVAAVSPPLLDESREAALVQVVPATGPSDEATATLVDDIRTLARTAHSADPGVDVAVTGTTAVNIDITEKLAGSLPLFLSVVVGLALILLLVVFRSAVVPVQAALGFLLSLAATAGVVVAIFQWGWGANLLGVDQVGPIIHFLPVLLIGILFGLAMDYQVFLVSRMREEHVHGAGTHTAIVNGFVHSARVVTAAALIMIAVFLGFFFAHDPVVKCMGFALALGVAIDAFVVRMTLLPAVMTLMGHRTWWLPTWLERIVPDVDVEGARLDQLALDDPVPAELPATDAGDVVGTGLLNGVGR
- a CDS encoding AAA family ATPase yields the protein MRELPVFVMVSGPPASGKSTLAPELAAALRLPLVAKDTIKETLMATLPVPDVEASRQLGRAAVQVMLAVSAASPVGAVLESNFYRSLAVAEIQQLPGTVVEVFCRCDRQVAQGRFATRVATRQAGHFDGLRTAEELWNEQISEPVAGGWPVLEVDTNSAVDVPFVTRRLRQLLDT
- a CDS encoding TetR/AcrR family transcriptional regulator, with the protein product MTESGLRERKKARTRQAIRDAAVELFLTRGYHVTTISDIAERAEISDRTFFSYFPSKESVLFADLEPAFNRLEELLEAPARTAGALETMRSWLGGDLLAENSSPELDALIDDLLAADARPVEAKGLEFMARIQDTLTRAIAKDLDCADTDAMPAIVASAAIAALYRATRHADGTLIRSDEFTLAQFDRALDFIRGGLGGIAGQHSNSIDPRP